The window GCAGGAATAAACTAGACATAAAAGTATGAGCCAAGAAATTGAGCATGCCTATCGCGAAATGTCGGTCTTGCGCCATAGCGCAAATCAGAACGATAGTCCGGTGTTACCTACGCCGGACCAGTTGGCAGAAGAAATCCCCATCGCCTTAGTCTTCAACGGTATCTCACATGCGGTGATGATGGCTACGCCTTTGGATCTGGAAGACTTTGCTGTCGGTTTCAGCCTAGCCGAACAAATCATTGATCACGCCAGTCAGATTTACGATATCGAATGCGTTAATAATGACGCGGTGGGTCAATCGGCAAATACTGTTGGCGTAGAAGTGCGAATGACCATCGCCAGTGAATGCTTTGTCCGTCTCAAAGAAAAACGGCGCAGCCTGATCGGCAAGACTGGCTGCGGCGTATGCGGTTTAGAAAGTCTGAATGCGCTCGATCTTAATATACCGACCCTCGTGCCGGTTCTCATGCCTATCGTCGTGCCAGCCCTTATGCCTGGCAATGCGTCTGCCAGCAATGGCGATGTTCAACCGGAAACTCGTTTAGATAAGCAAGCTTTGCTGAAGGCTTTCGACTCACTAAAAAGTAAGCAACCCATCAATGCCATCACCGGTGCCATGCATGCCGCCGCCTGGGTAGACATGACGGGGGCAATCCAGCTGGTAAGAGAGGATGTCGGGCGCCACAATGCCCTGGATAAATTGGTTGGTGCGTTAGCTATTGATGCCAAGCTTAACTCAAAAGGTAAATCAATCCGGCAACCCGGTTTTGCCATCATGAGTAGTCGTGCCAGTTATGAATTAGTGCAAAAATCTGCACGCGCCAATATCGCTATTCTCGCCACAATTTCTGCTCCAACAGCATTGGCAGTGCGGCTCGCTGAGCAGGCCGGGATGTGTCTTATAGGATTCGTCAGGCAGAAAAATTTTGTCGTGTATTCGCATCCCGAAAGATTGTTACTGACTGAGCATGCCGAATAAATAGCAAACACATAGCAGTTTTGACCAAATTTGCGCAGGTTTTTGAGTGTTAAGAACGATATAATAGAGAGAATATTTGTCCAGACACATTCTAAAGGCGTTTCGCTGATTGCTTTCTCAGCACGCGCTCTTATTGATATTTCCAGCGACATTCTCAGCTAGATTTCAAATTACATTCAAATCCCTCCAACTTAGTCTCTTACGATCAATCATTTATGCAATACGCCTCAACTCGCGGACATCCCGCAAGCCCCTATTTTTCTGAAATCCTGTTAGGCGGTCTGGCTCCTGATGGCGGTCTATATCTGCCTAAAAGCTATCCTCAAGTCACTGGCGATGAACTCAATGTTTGGCGCAAGTTGTCTTACGCTGATCTGGCATTTGCCGTACTCAAAAAATTTGCCACTGATATTCCAGAGGATGATCTCAAAGCGATTACTGACAAAACGTATACTGCCGATGTTTACCGCAATGTCCGCGACGGCGAAGACGCCAGCCAGATCACACCTTTGCGTGTGTTGGAAGACAAGGACGGTCGCAAACTATTGTTACAAGCCTTATCAAATGGGCCGACTCTGGCTTTTAAGGACATGGCAATGCAATTGCTGGGCAATTTGTTTGAATACACGCTGACAAAAAAAGAGGCTGAGTTAAATATTTTTGGTGCGACCTCGGGTGACACTGGCAGTGCGGCGGAATATGCGATGCGTGGCAAAAAAGGCATA of the Undibacterium sp. 5I1 genome contains:
- a CDS encoding formate dehydrogenase accessory sulfurtransferase FdhD, which produces MSQEIEHAYREMSVLRHSANQNDSPVLPTPDQLAEEIPIALVFNGISHAVMMATPLDLEDFAVGFSLAEQIIDHASQIYDIECVNNDAVGQSANTVGVEVRMTIASECFVRLKEKRRSLIGKTGCGVCGLESLNALDLNIPTLVPVLMPIVVPALMPGNASASNGDVQPETRLDKQALLKAFDSLKSKQPINAITGAMHAAAWVDMTGAIQLVREDVGRHNALDKLVGALAIDAKLNSKGKSIRQPGFAIMSSRASYELVQKSARANIAILATISAPTALAVRLAEQAGMCLIGFVRQKNFVVYSHPERLLLTEHAE